The genomic window TGAGGTTCTAGCTTTAAAATAATCTAAAAACTTAAAAAATATAGGTTTTATGGATGTTATTCCCGCAATCGATCTGCTTGAAGGACGTTGTGTCCGTCTTTATCAAGGGAACTACCAACAATCAGAAGTTTATAACGAAAATCCCGTAGAAGTTGCACGTCAATGGGCTGATGAAGGGGCAACCCGTTTACATTTAGTAGATTTAGATGGAGCTAAACAAGGTCACCCGGTCAATCTCGATACCATAGAAGCCATCGTTAGAGCCATTTCTATTCCTGTACAAGTAGGGGGAGGATTACGAGATCGCCAAAGTATTGCCCAACTCATTGATTTAGGGGTTGATCGCACCATTGTCGGTACTGTGGCGGTGGAAAATCCTTCTTTGGTGCAAGAACTCTGTCAAGCCTTTCCGAGTAAAATTGCGGTAGGAATCGATGCCCGTAACGGTAAAGTTGCGACCAGAGGATGGTTAGAAACCTCCGAAGTCTTAGCAACGGAGTTAGCTCAACAAATGGCCGAATTAGGGGTCAGTGCCATTATTTACACCGATATACACCGAGATGGTACCTTACAAGGCCCTAACCGTGAAGCATTGCGAGAATTAGCCAATCATATAAAGATCCCTGTCATTGCTTCAGGGGGTGTTAGTTCGTTGAGTGATGTCTTAGGCTTGTTAGCCTTAGAACCCATCGGAGTCACCGGTGTGATTATTGGTAAGGCTTTATACACAGGAGATGTCAGCTTAGCCGAAGCAGTTCACGCCGTTGGACCCGGCCGTTGGCAAGATATCCCCCCTGATCTTGGTTCCTCTGCTTTCGGTTAGCGAAGGGTGGGGGGAATTTCGACGGCAGGACGGTTTAAAGCAATGGTTAGGGCTTCACTCTCCCCGTGAGTTCGAGCATAACGGGGAAGGAGTCCATCCTGCAAAGAGATATGGGCGATGGAACCAACAATAACCGCAGCGATCCCGATACCACTGGCAATCAGACCCCGTTTCCTACGATCTTGACGATCAATGGTATCAAAAACTCCCTGAGATAAGTTGTCTACAGAGACAGAACTTTCTGGAACTGAAATCGTGGTTGTTTCTCGTTGAACCCGTAACAGTTGCTTATATAGGTGATGGAATTCAGGATCACTATCAAGCCATTGCTGAACTTGCTTACGTTCTTGGGCTGTTAATTCCCCATCCATATAGGCACTTAACAACTCAAAACGCTCAAACTGATTATCCATATTACTTGAATCAGTGGGCGAAAGCCCTTGGTTGTGTTCAAAATTAGACATCATGATTAACCTCTCCTAGATCCTCCAAGATCCTTAATTGCGGAGACGAATGCCCTGATGAGCATAGTCATGACACCCCTCACAGATGATTAATTGAGAGAATGATTATCTCAATTAATCAATATATTTTTGTAAAACTGTTTGTAATTTACCTCTAGCCCTAGCAATACGGGACTTAACCGTACCCAAAGAAACCCCAGTCATTTCTGCAATTTCTTCATAGGCTAACCCTTCGATTTCTCTTAAAACGATGGTGGTTCTAAAGGCTTCAGGTAAATCAGCGATCGCTACTTTAAGGCGATCATAAAATTCACGGGTGGCTAAATTGTCATCAGGACTAGGATAGTCCGAAACAATATCCCATTCTATCTCTCCATCATCAACCCGACGAGGGGCATCGAGGGAGATAGGATGGCTAACCCGCTTACGCTTACGCAATTCATCATAGAATAAATTAGTAGCAATACGGCTCAACCAACCACGAAACTTAACAGGTTCATTAAGACGTTTGATGTTACGGTAAACACGAATCCAAACTTCTTGGGCGAGATCAGCCCGATCTTGCCAATCAGGGGCTAGATGATAGAGTATTCTCTCTACATGGGATTGATAACGGTTTAAAAGTTCAGCAAACGCAGCACGATCTGGTTTAGATCCCTCTTGACACCTGACAATCAAATCGTAATTTGAGAGTTTTTCTGGGGACACCACCGACTTCTGTCGCCAGGAGCGAAGTAGTCCCTCATGTCCTGTAATTGCTTGACTCATAAGTTTACCCAACGCATAATTCTCCTCACGTTAGCATCCTAGACGCAGAAGTTCAAATTAGGGTTCCCCAGGTTCCAATGTTTGAGGGTAGGAACTATACTTCGACTAATCTTTATTATTAGTTGGTTATTAATCAGGGGCTAAAGATTTAAGCATATCGGTCATATTTTTAAGAATATCACTGCGTTGCTGTTGTTCAATTGGTCTTCTATTGGGAATATTCGGACGTTCAAAATAGCGTTGAATTCCTTCTTTAACTTGTTGAGCGATCAAGGTTTTTAATTCTTCTTTTGCCCGTTGTCTTTGATAGTCTGCTCCTTCGTGGGTGGTAGCGTAAAGAGGCGGTAAACGGTTGAGAGCATAAGCAGCAATATCGCCAATATCAAGCTGACAGGATTCTTTAGATTCTTGTTGAGCTATCTGGGACATTGCTTCACTTAAGACCAATTCTTCCATAACGTTAATAAACTGTTTTCGCGGAACTGCTTTGACTTCTCCTGTCAATAAAGCTCCCATCAGATGGTCTAATGCCATATATTCTTCTATGGATAAGTCTGAAGCAGATTCACAGATTTTTCCCACCTCATCTTCCATTATGGGTGTCAAATAGCCATCTTTCAGTGCGTTTTCGACAATTTTTTGAATGCTCATAGATTTGTTGTTTACTGACAAGTGGAGCAGTCTGTGAATAGTAGTTATTCCCAGATTACCCAGTTTTTAACTAAAAGTTTCAACCCAACAAAATTGATCTCTTCTTTCACCATAAAAGACCCATCTCATCCAATTAAGGAGCGGGTTTAATATAGATAAGGGCTTGTCGCCAAATTAATAGGGATTGATTGGACTCATCAACAACACAAAGACATTGGGGATCTTGCCATAACACTTGACCGGTGATGGTTTCGGCAGTGGTGAGTTGAATAATAATTTTTTGTTGATCTTTAATGAATGTTTGAACTTGTCGAACACTTGGCAACCCCGTATCAAATTCAGTCATGAGTTCAAGGGATATGAATAGCAGTTATTTCTATTATCAGCGATCGCTTGCCCTTCTCTGTGGGTTAATTGATAATTGTTTATATAACGCTTATTGAACTCATTATGGAATTTACTAAGTATCAAGGTCTAGGCAATGATTTTATTTTAGTGGACAATCGCCATAGTTCCACCCCTTTATTATCCCCAGACGAAGCAGTGAAGTTATGCGATCGCCATTTTGGTATTGGGGCCGATGGGGTGATTTTTGCTTTACCAGGAGATGATCAGAGTGATTACACCATGCGGATTTTTAATTCTGATGGTTCAGAACCGCAAATGTGTGGTAATGGTATTCGTTGTTTAGCTCGTTTTTTAGCAAAATTGGAAGGCGTTGAAACAGTAGGAAAATCTTACCGTATTCAAACCTTAGCCGGAATCATTATTCCTCGTTTAGAAGAAGAAGGACAGGTCAAGGTAGATATGGGAAACCCGTTTTTATTGGCCAAAGAAATTCCTACAACTTTAACCAAAGGAGAAGAAAAAGTCATTAATCAATTCTTAGAAGTAGGGGGTCAGTCTTGGTCTGTCACTTGTGTGAGTATGGGTAATCCTCACTGTATTACGTTTGTGGAGAATGTGGCGACGATTCCTTTAGAAACCATTGGGCCGATGTTTGAACATCATTCTGTGTTTCCAGAACGGACAAATACGGAGTTTATTGAGGTCGTTCGGTCTGATTATCTAAAAATGCGGGTATGGGAACGAGGCGCAGGAATTACGTTGGCCTGTGGAACCGGCGCTTGTGCGTCTGTGGTAGCAGGGGTTTTGACGGGAAATTGCGATCGCCTATGTACAGTGGAATTACCGGGAGGATGTTTAACCATTGAATGGTCTGAACAAGATAACCGACTCTATATGACGGGTCCTGCTGAAGCGGTGTTTACAGGGGTTATCGGTTAATCGTTAACAATCAATTTTTTTGAGTGATCTACGGAGTGTAACTCATGAGTCGAACAGCCATCCATCTTACTTACGAAAGAGACTACTACTGATCTTGTAGGTTGGGTAGAGGAACGAAACCCAACAAAACAATGTAAGAAATTACTAAGGACGATGATAGTTTCCCCAAAGGGCTGCTGCTTGACCACTACTGCCTTTTGTCGCTGAATTATCGTCATTCCCTAACCAAACCCCTGTAGCTAGGTGTTTACGGGGAATATAGCCGATAAACCAAAGATCAACCGCGCGATCGGTGGTGCCTGTTTTCCCTGCTTCCCCTAACCCAACACTCGCAGCGCGTCCGGTTCCGTTACTGATAACACCTCGCAACATACTGGTCATGGTTTGGGCAACTTGAGGAGAGATGGCCTGTTGTCTAGCACTATTATCGGTCTGAAAATTATAAATTTCTCGACAGGTGCGCCAGTCCTCATTATTGGTGCAGTCCCCTCCGTCTAAAATGCGACGAATGGCGTGGGGACGTTGCCATAAACCGTCGTTAGCCACCGCAGCATAGGCCCCCGTCATTTCTAAAACACTGACCTCACTCTGACCTAAAATCAGCCCTGGAACGGCTTGTAATTCGGAGTGAACTCCTAACCTTTGGGCTACATCTACCACCCGGTTTAACCCTGCTTCTCTGGCTACTTGTAGGGCGATGGTATTCTCCGACTGTGCCATCCCTCCATACATATCCGTTGCCCCACTACTGCGTTCACAGGGTTTATAGGCTTGGCCTTGCCATCTAATGCCACCGCAACTATAGGATTTTCCGGGAGAAATCCCTTTTTCTAGGGCTGCAGCATAGGCAAACAGTTTAAAGGTTGATCCAGGTTGTCGTTTGGCTTGGGTGACGCGGTTAAACTGACTTTGTTTATAGTCTGTACCTCCCACAAGGGCTAATATTTCCCCGGTTCGGGTATCTAACGTGACCATGGCCCCGTTAGAAAAGCCATAGGTTGCCCCTTGGGTTTTAACCGCTTCAAGTAACTTTTTTTCGGCTAATGCCTGTCTGTTTAAATCGAGTCCAGTTTCTACAATAAAGTTACCTTCTTTAGCAATTTCTGTCCCTAATAATTGCCGTAACTCTTGAAAAACATGGGCGTAGAAATAGGGCGCTTTACTGTTGGCTAAGGCTTTTCTGGCTTCGGGACTGATGTTAATACGCGATCGCCTGGCCCGGGCTGCTTCTTCAGGGGAGATCATTCTCAAGGTTGCCATGCGATCAATGACCCGATTTCTCAACTGTACCGAAGTGTCATAATCTTGCACAGGGTTATATAAGTTGGGGGCCGGTAACATCGCTACGAGGGTGGCAGCTTCGGCAATATCGAGTTCGGTGGCCGACTTATCAAAATAGAATTGGGCCGCATCTTCAAACCCATAGTTACCGACACCCAGATAAACACGGTTTAGATAGGTTTTGAGCAGAAAATCTTTACTATAAACCGCTTCTAATTTTAAGGCGACAATCATCTCTCTAATTTTACGTTGAGCGGTGTTTTCCCGTCCCACTTCTGGGAATAAACTACGGGCGAGTTGTTGAGTGAGGGTACTGGCCCCTTGACGAATACCATCATCTTTCAAATTGACCACCATCGCCCTCAAAATACCGTAGGGATCAACGCCAAAATGCCAGTAGAAGCGACTATCTTCGGAGGCAATGACGGCTTGGGTCAAATGGGGAGAAAAGTCCTTTAAACGGTCAATTTCATGGTGAGGATCGTCGCTGAGGGGACTCAAAGGGGTTTCCCCATCCCTGGCGTAAACCACAACTGGCCCACTGACTCCAGAAGGCAAGGGACGGACTGTAATTTTACTGGTTTCCCACAATAACCAGGCTATTAATAGGGTGATTAATGATCCGGTACCATAGAAACCGTATCGTAGCCACTGCATCCATTTTGGGGGTGGATTATGGTAAGTTAATGTGGCAAGATCCTTTAATTCTGGTGGGCCAAAAGTAAGGGTGTCTCCATGACGCAGAGATAAGTTTTTAACCCGTCGTTTGCCTAAATAAACGCCATTAGTGGAGTTTTCATCTTTAATAATGAAGTGACGGGGGTTCTTTTGATCTCGATGCAAAGAACAATGGACTTGACTGACAATAGGGTGAAGTATCTTGATGTCTGTGTGTCTCGAACTCCGACCAATAATATAGCGATCGCCAATTAAAGCGTAGGTGATAAGTTTTTCTTTTGGGCTTTCTTTAACCCTTATTTCTGGGACTTTTGCCCCTTTTTTTAACACCTGTGTCTTGGGGTTTGATTTAACCAAGTTTTGTACTGCTTGGGTTAACAGTTGGCTTAAGGGTTGCTGTTGACTCATATTGAGATATAGCGATCGCTATTTGGGTATTCTAGCTTACCTATTATAAAGACGATGATCCCTCTTGTGAGTGTTTCCTGTTTCTGGGTAATAGAGTGAACAGATTAATACAGCAGTTTGCGACTTAATAAGGTATAAAAGATTAATTTGTCTAAAGTGTACTTTAATGACTTGCAAATTAGTGTAAGTGAGTACACAAAATTAATTGCACCAACAAAGGGTGATCAATCATACTATAAATGATGAGCAGAAATGTAAACAAAGAAGGTTGATAGCCTATCTATTTTGCGATATTAATCTGTTAAATTACGAGGTTTAATGAGTGAATGTACGTTTTAAAAGCGGATTTCGTATTATTCAACTACAATACACCATTCATGTAATTCGTACTCAACACAATTATTGACAATTAGGGGATCTTTTTTAATAATTGTTTCTGCTTCTTCTAAAGAAGCAGCTTTAAATAATAACATCCCTCCCCCATAGTCTCCCCAATACCCCGTTTTTGCTTCATGTCCTTGATTGATTAAATCAAGGACATATTTTTTATGTGCAGGAACATATTGATCAAAGATTTTTTTATTAACAATTCCTGTTTCAATTTTTACAAACCAAGGCATAATTAACAGTAATAATAAGAGGTCATTTGGTAGCTTATATTAGTCTATCATATTAACTGAATTCCCAAAAAAGTCACGTCATAAGTTGCTTGTATTTTGTTTGGATAACAATTATGATTCCAATGATTGATTAACTCTTTCATTTGCCAATTTGACAGTTTGTCTTGCTTTAAATTGCATCCAGCACCGATCATCTTAAGACTTCTGAAAAAATCGGTAGCATTTTTATATTTCATGGAAACTTGTTCTTCATAAAGATAAATTTTATGGGATGGAATGGATAGTTTTTGAATCAATTCTATGGTATTTGGCAACTCATTTCTGGTAAAGGGTAAATTCAATTCATAACACATCTTTTTCCACTCAGGAAAACTTTTATCATTAGGAAAAGCAATTAATAAGAGTCCTTGATGTTGTAGTGTATTGATTAAACGATTTAAGCTATTAATAATATCTTGAAACCACTGTATGGTGAAGCTACTAACAATTGCAGAATAACTATTAGAATCTGTATTTATTGTTTCTCCATCTCTTTGTCGAAATTGAATTAACTTTTTTTGTTGTTCAGAAATTTGTAGATTTTTTTCACAAAATTTGAGCATTTCATCGGAAATATCAATAATATCTAAAAAGTGTTTAGGAAACTGTTTCATAAGTCCTTGTGTGACAAAACCTGTACCACAGCCAATTTCTAAAATTGATCCTTCAGGAATAGAATCACGATAATTTTGTGCTATTTGTAATAACTTGTCTGCACATTCTTTTTGAACTTCCGAATGAGATAAATAGTTTTTAACTCCTTTACTAAAGTTATTGGCTATTTTTTCTTTTTGACAGGACTTAGTTAATTCAATAAGTACCATAGTTTTCAAGTTCTCCTAATGCTTGGTTGACAATGGGTAAGCAAGACTGTATGTCAGTAAAAGGTAAGGTATGTCCAACCCCCTCCACGTTAAAATATTGACTATTATGACTTAATTGATTGAAAAGTTCTTGAGCATGGGATGGGTTAATAATACGATCTTTTGAACTTTGAATTATATAAATTTTAGGTGCTTTTTTAAGACTATTTATATCTACAATAGATGTATTTAATAACTCTAAATCTTTACCCAGTTTTTCCCAGTCCACAGTATCACAATTTATATTTACCGAAGAAAAAGGATAGTAACATTTTTTATAAAAGGATTCTAAAACAGTTTTAGGATTATTATTAAACTCATTTATCATTAACTGTAAGGCATTTTTTGATCGTTTTTTTTGTTTTTCTTTTTCAGGATGAAAGTGAGCAAAACTATTAAATAAGATTATTAAATTAGCTTGTTTAAGAATTTCTAAATAGCATAAATGTAAGCCAAATGAATGAGCAAAAATAATCTTTATTTTCTCAGTGTCATCAAAGTATGGTGTATATTTTTGATCAAAATACCCTCTGTCGTAAGTTTTAAATAGAAAATTACTTGATAAAATTTCTTGCCATTCTTTCCAGCAATTTCTATCAAACCCCCAACCATGATAAGCGATAATTTCCCCTTTATGACTCATGATACTGTTGCAATAACTGAATAAGATAATTGATATGTTCGGGTTGATGTTGACTCGATAACACTAGACGAATTCTTGCAGTATTTTGGGGAACCGTTGGTGGTCTGATTGCTGTGGCTAGAATACCATTCTTTTCTAAAAATTGTGATAATTGTAAGGTTTTTTTCTCATTTCCAATCATCACAGGAATAATAGGAGAACTTGAATTAATAACTTGATACCCTAAATTTCTAAGGTTATTTTGTAAATAATCTACCTTTTGCAATAAATACTCTCTTTCTTGATCTAGACTAGGAATAATATCAAAAGCAGCATCAATAGAACCAATCACAGCAGGGGGTAAAGCAGTAGTGTAAATAAACCCTGGACAACAATTAATCAGATAATCACGCATTAGTTTAGACGTGGTAATAAACGCCCCAAAACTTCCCATTGCTTTGCCAAACGTTCCTAAACTAATATCAATTCCTGGCTTCTGCGCTGTCAGTCCCATCCCCTTATCTCCCATAATACCCAAAGCATGGGCATCATCGAGGTAAAGAAGTGTATTGTATTGTTGAGAAAGTTGAATCAAACTGTCTACATCACTTCTATCGCCTTCCATACTAAAAACAGTCTCAGTGATAATTAAAATGCGATTGTAGCCCTGTGAAACAGCTTTTTTAAGTAATGTCTCCAAATGACTTAAATCGTTGTGTTTATAGCGTTTCCATTGGGCTTTACTTAAGAGAATACCTTGTAAAATACTATTATGAACCAGGCGATCGCATAACACTAAGGATTTTTGATTAACTAAAGCAGGGATAATGGTAGAATTAGCTTGAAATCCTGTATTAAATAGCAAAGCTGCTTCTTTACCGCAAAGTTTTGCTATTTTTTCTTCTAATTTTTTATGAATATCGTAATTTCCTGTTACCAAACGGGAGGCGGTTGACCCAGTTCCATATCGGTTAAGATAATCTTGAGAAGTTGTAATAATCTGAGGATGTTTGGAAAGTCCTAAATAATCATTGGAACTAAAATTAATTAAAGGTTTACCATTTTTAATAGCGGTAACTGCATCTTTGGGATAAATAGCATTTAACTCTCTCAAATTATTATTATTTCTTCTTTCTTGTAATTCCTTTTCAATAAATTCTAATTTTTTATTGTGATTAATTGAACCACTCATAAACATAATCCTCATTTGTAGGATGGGCAAATTTGAAAAAATCTATCGCATACCCAAGGATGATTATTGTTTGCTTACCTAACCCTATCTTTTTTATTAGAAGTTAGATCCCGTTTCATAATTGGTTTAGGGACGTTTTACGAAACGTCCCTATCAGTGATAGTTTATTCTTCTTTAACTTTCGGTTTATAAGTTGATTTGACTTGTAATTCTTTCAACTGCTTAGTATCAACAGAAGCCGGGGCTTCTGTCAGCAAACAACTGGCTTGTTGAGTCTTGGGAAAGGCTATGACATCACGGATAGACTCTTCTCCAGCTAATAACATAACTAAGCGATCTAACCCGTACGCAATACCCCCATGTGGTGGGGTTCCATATTCAAACGCTTCT from Crocosphaera subtropica ATCC 51142 includes these protein-coding regions:
- the hisA gene encoding 1-(5-phosphoribosyl)-5-[(5-phosphoribosylamino)methylideneamino]imidazole-4-carboxamide isomerase; translated protein: MDVIPAIDLLEGRCVRLYQGNYQQSEVYNENPVEVARQWADEGATRLHLVDLDGAKQGHPVNLDTIEAIVRAISIPVQVGGGLRDRQSIAQLIDLGVDRTIVGTVAVENPSLVQELCQAFPSKIAVGIDARNGKVATRGWLETSEVLATELAQQMAELGVSAIIYTDIHRDGTLQGPNREALRELANHIKIPVIASGGVSSLSDVLGLLALEPIGVTGVIIGKALYTGDVSLAEAVHAVGPGRWQDIPPDLGSSAFG
- a CDS encoding anti-sigma factor family protein, coding for MMSNFEHNQGLSPTDSSNMDNQFERFELLSAYMDGELTAQERKQVQQWLDSDPEFHHLYKQLLRVQRETTTISVPESSVSVDNLSQGVFDTIDRQDRRKRGLIASGIGIAAVIVGSIAHISLQDGLLPRYARTHGESEALTIALNRPAVEIPPTLR
- a CDS encoding sigma-70 family RNA polymerase sigma factor, with amino-acid sequence MSQAITGHEGLLRSWRQKSVVSPEKLSNYDLIVRCQEGSKPDRAAFAELLNRYQSHVERILYHLAPDWQDRADLAQEVWIRVYRNIKRLNEPVKFRGWLSRIATNLFYDELRKRKRVSHPISLDAPRRVDDGEIEWDIVSDYPSPDDNLATREFYDRLKVAIADLPEAFRTTIVLREIEGLAYEEIAEMTGVSLGTVKSRIARARGKLQTVLQKYID
- a CDS encoding late competence development ComFB family protein, whose translation is MSIQKIVENALKDGYLTPIMEDEVGKICESASDLSIEEYMALDHLMGALLTGEVKAVPRKQFINVMEELVLSEAMSQIAQQESKESCQLDIGDIAAYALNRLPPLYATTHEGADYQRQRAKEELKTLIAQQVKEGIQRYFERPNIPNRRPIEQQQRSDILKNMTDMLKSLAPD
- a CDS encoding Hfq-related RNA-binding protein codes for the protein MTEFDTGLPSVRQVQTFIKDQQKIIIQLTTAETITGQVLWQDPQCLCVVDESNQSLLIWRQALIYIKPAP
- the dapF gene encoding diaminopimelate epimerase, giving the protein MEFTKYQGLGNDFILVDNRHSSTPLLSPDEAVKLCDRHFGIGADGVIFALPGDDQSDYTMRIFNSDGSEPQMCGNGIRCLARFLAKLEGVETVGKSYRIQTLAGIIIPRLEEEGQVKVDMGNPFLLAKEIPTTLTKGEEKVINQFLEVGGQSWSVTCVSMGNPHCITFVENVATIPLETIGPMFEHHSVFPERTNTEFIEVVRSDYLKMRVWERGAGITLACGTGACASVVAGVLTGNCDRLCTVELPGGCLTIEWSEQDNRLYMTGPAEAVFTGVIG
- a CDS encoding PBP1A family penicillin-binding protein, with the protein product MSQQQPLSQLLTQAVQNLVKSNPKTQVLKKGAKVPEIRVKESPKEKLITYALIGDRYIIGRSSRHTDIKILHPIVSQVHCSLHRDQKNPRHFIIKDENSTNGVYLGKRRVKNLSLRHGDTLTFGPPELKDLATLTYHNPPPKWMQWLRYGFYGTGSLITLLIAWLLWETSKITVRPLPSGVSGPVVVYARDGETPLSPLSDDPHHEIDRLKDFSPHLTQAVIASEDSRFYWHFGVDPYGILRAMVVNLKDDGIRQGASTLTQQLARSLFPEVGRENTAQRKIREMIVALKLEAVYSKDFLLKTYLNRVYLGVGNYGFEDAAQFYFDKSATELDIAEAATLVAMLPAPNLYNPVQDYDTSVQLRNRVIDRMATLRMISPEEAARARRSRINISPEARKALANSKAPYFYAHVFQELRQLLGTEIAKEGNFIVETGLDLNRQALAEKKLLEAVKTQGATYGFSNGAMVTLDTRTGEILALVGGTDYKQSQFNRVTQAKRQPGSTFKLFAYAAALEKGISPGKSYSCGGIRWQGQAYKPCERSSGATDMYGGMAQSENTIALQVAREAGLNRVVDVAQRLGVHSELQAVPGLILGQSEVSVLEMTGAYAAVANDGLWQRPHAIRRILDGGDCTNNEDWRTCREIYNFQTDNSARQQAISPQVAQTMTSMLRGVISNGTGRAASVGLGEAGKTGTTDRAVDLWFIGYIPRKHLATGVWLGNDDNSATKGSSGQAAALWGNYHRP
- a CDS encoding YciI family protein; translation: MPWFVKIETGIVNKKIFDQYVPAHKKYVLDLINQGHEAKTGYWGDYGGGMLLFKAASLEEAETIIKKDPLIVNNCVEYELHEWCIVVE
- a CDS encoding methyltransferase domain-containing protein, whose amino-acid sequence is MVLIELTKSCQKEKIANNFSKGVKNYLSHSEVQKECADKLLQIAQNYRDSIPEGSILEIGCGTGFVTQGLMKQFPKHFLDIIDISDEMLKFCEKNLQISEQQKKLIQFRQRDGETINTDSNSYSAIVSSFTIQWFQDIINSLNRLINTLQHQGLLLIAFPNDKSFPEWKKMCYELNLPFTRNELPNTIELIQKLSIPSHKIYLYEEQVSMKYKNATDFFRSLKMIGAGCNLKQDKLSNWQMKELINHWNHNCYPNKIQATYDVTFLGIQLI
- a CDS encoding biotin synthase; translation: MSHKGEIIAYHGWGFDRNCWKEWQEILSSNFLFKTYDRGYFDQKYTPYFDDTEKIKIIFAHSFGLHLCYLEILKQANLIILFNSFAHFHPEKEKQKKRSKNALQLMINEFNNNPKTVLESFYKKCYYPFSSVNINCDTVDWEKLGKDLELLNTSIVDINSLKKAPKIYIIQSSKDRIINPSHAQELFNQLSHNSQYFNVEGVGHTLPFTDIQSCLPIVNQALGELENYGTY
- the bioF gene encoding 8-amino-7-oxononanoate synthase, yielding MSGSINHNKKLEFIEKELQERRNNNNLRELNAIYPKDAVTAIKNGKPLINFSSNDYLGLSKHPQIITTSQDYLNRYGTGSTASRLVTGNYDIHKKLEEKIAKLCGKEAALLFNTGFQANSTIIPALVNQKSLVLCDRLVHNSILQGILLSKAQWKRYKHNDLSHLETLLKKAVSQGYNRILIITETVFSMEGDRSDVDSLIQLSQQYNTLLYLDDAHALGIMGDKGMGLTAQKPGIDISLGTFGKAMGSFGAFITTSKLMRDYLINCCPGFIYTTALPPAVIGSIDAAFDIIPSLDQEREYLLQKVDYLQNNLRNLGYQVINSSSPIIPVMIGNEKKTLQLSQFLEKNGILATAIRPPTVPQNTARIRLVLSSQHQPEHINYLIQLLQQYHES